TATAGGTTCCTGCTTCACATCCTACTTTCATGAGAACAAGCCGCCCTTTGATTTCGAGGATTTCATTATAGTATATCTCTCTAACCCGTAACACTCTCTTCACAGAAGATCGCAATGGTGGCTTCTGGTAGATTTTACCGGTGAATTCCTCGATAACCCGCCTGATTTCTTCCTCAGGTGCGCTTGCATGGAGCTCCAGTATTGTAATGTATTCTTTCCCAGCCGGAAGCAGCGCCTGCATGGCTTTGGTGCCCCCTCCAATACCCAGTGGAAGTATCCCTGTTACCGCTGGATCCAGAGTCCCTCCATGACCAGCTTTGTCTGATTCCAGAATCTTACGTGCCCACGTAGCTATTTCATGACTGCTTGGTCCTGCTGGCTTGTCTAGACTCACAATTCCATTACCCAATAGATGTTCCATTGGTATGTCTTTCAAATCCGTGAATCCATATTCGGGATTCGTAGAATCAGTCGCCTTGATTATGATGTCCCTTGGGCGGTCCGCCGGCAAGATACCCATATGCTTTCCGTCCTGAATCTGACTCTATTCACCGCATTCTGATTTTGCTACGGAATTGTTCAATTAGTTCGGCATTCTCTAAGGCTTCAAGGACCGCATCATCATCTGCTCCCTTTTCGATATCTAGCATTTGTTCTAAGGGCTCCAAATGCTTGATATTACAAGGCCGTCTTCGGACGCTCGATATATGCTTCGGTCCTGTGACCATCACGTAATTCTCATCCTCCTCATCAACAACAACACAGTAGCTGCCAGCTTCGCGGCCAGCAGTCTTGACACAAATTCTGCCTATTTCGTATAATCGCATTTGTCTTCACCAATCCTCGACCCCCCCTCGTCAATCTGAACCCAAAGTCACCTCGGGGATTCATTCCGTTGGAAGGGGAGAATTATTTGGTTAATTTACTGGGTAAATATCAGCTTTGTGCTAGGACCGGATGAGAGGCTATTCATTTGAATCCACGTGGCGAATTGCAGTGGAGAGAATTGAAACAACCCCTTCAAGAGGATAGATTTCTGTGTTCAAAATTAGGTCATATACCGAACGATCACTTACGTCAATGCCGTAGTACTCTTTGTACCTCTCACGTTCGCTCTCTTCTCTAGTTAGTGTCTCTTCCTTTGCATCTTCAAAAGAGGTTTCATCTCGGTCCGCTATTCTCTGGACTCGAATATCCAGCGGTGCAGTTAGTAGTATTCTCAAATCAGCATGCTTTCCCGCCATCCATGCTGCCAATTGACCGTCTAGAATGACATTCCCTTTCTTGGCTTCAGCCTTAAGCGTTGCATCCAGCTTTATATCCACTTTTTTATTATCTTCTGCATAAGTACTGAATTCCTCAAGATCCATTCCTTTCTCTGCAGCTAATCGCCTGAAGATTTGGCCTGCTGAGACTCTTCTGAGATTGAATTCTTTGGCCAGTCTGTCTGCAACTGAGCTCTTGCCCGTACCATGAAGCCCGCCAAGAGTTACTACAAGCGCCATTCTACTGTTCTCTTACCTGTCTTTTAATCAATCTTCGTAATGCTTTCGGACTCAAAACACCACCATAGGGTCTATTTGGTCGCTTTGATGACTTACTTGATTTTCTGTTCAGGTTGTGTTTGGCTTCTTTTGGAAGATTCAGTTTCGTCCCAGTAATCGGACAACGTCCCTTAGGTGAATAGAATTTCTCTCTATGCACCACGTGACGTCCCCCTGGCGTGGTCTTTTTCCTGTTTGCTCTACCTCTTGTCAATTGTCCTGGTCTAGGCATGATTAATCACCATTATTCGTTTTGTTCACGAGCATCGTTCTCGTCTTTTAAGGGCAATGGTTCACAGCTTTTTTCTTTGATGTAGGTAAGCT
This portion of the Candidatus Thorarchaeota archaeon genome encodes:
- a CDS encoding 50S ribosomal protein L14e produces the protein MRLYEIGRICVKTAGREAGSYCVVVDEEDENYVMVTGPKHISSVRRRPCNIKHLEPLEQMLDIEKGADDDAVLEALENAELIEQFRSKIRMR
- the rpl34e gene encoding 50S ribosomal protein L34e (the function of this protein in the ribosome is unknown) codes for the protein MPRPGQLTRGRANRKKTTPGGRHVVHREKFYSPKGRCPITGTKLNLPKEAKHNLNRKSSKSSKRPNRPYGGVLSPKALRRLIKRQVREQ
- a CDS encoding RNA-guided pseudouridylation complex pseudouridine synthase subunit Cbf5, whose amino-acid sequence is MGILPADRPRDIIIKATDSTNPEYGFTDLKDIPMEHLLGNGIVSLDKPAGPSSHEIATWARKILESDKAGHGGTLDPAVTGILPLGIGGGTKAMQALLPAGKEYITILELHASAPEEEIRRVIEEFTGKIYQKPPLRSSVKRVLRVREIYYNEILEIKGRLVLMKVGCEAGTYIRKLCHDIGEATGVGGHMKELRRTRVGPFKEEKHTCSLYDLKDAYCFWKEDGYEDELRDYLLPIEYALQHLPYLELRDSAVDAICHGADLASNGIVRLTTGIREGDMVLLRTMKGEAVALSRSKYSSNEIAKKNTGIVAVTERVLMERGRYPRMWKQD
- a CDS encoding AAA family ATPase, with translation MALVVTLGGLHGTGKSSVADRLAKEFNLRRVSAGQIFRRLAAEKGMDLEEFSTYAEDNKKVDIKLDATLKAEAKKGNVILDGQLAAWMAGKHADLRILLTAPLDIRVQRIADRDETSFEDAKEETLTREESERERYKEYYGIDVSDRSVYDLILNTEIYPLEGVVSILSTAIRHVDSNE